One window of the Bos indicus x Bos taurus breed Angus x Brahman F1 hybrid chromosome 8, Bos_hybrid_MaternalHap_v2.0, whole genome shotgun sequence genome contains the following:
- the LOC113897502 gene encoding olfactory receptor 13D1-like, whose translation MERTNWTDIEFTLQGLSEHPRAEKLLFMMFLVMYMVILLGNSTLIILTLLDSRLHTPMYFFLSNLSFLDILYTSSFIPSTMIHFLSEKKNISFTRCVVQMSVSFTMASTECVLLAVMAYDRYVAICIPLRYPIIMSKALCIQMAVLSWGLGFLNSLTQTLLAVRLPFCGKNVINHFVCEILAFLKLACTDISLNEITLMLGNVIFLFVPLLLISISYIFILSTVLRINSAGGRKKAFSTCSAHITVVTMFYGSILFMYIKPKSKDTASDKLIALCYGVVTPMLNPIIYSLRNTEVHDAMKKLTAKQFWKKE comes from the coding sequence atggaaagaaccaATTGGACAGACATTGAGTTCACTTTACAGGGACTTTCTGAGCATCCAAGAGCCGAAAAACTCCTATTCATGATGTTCTTGGTGATGTACATGGTGATCCTCCTGGGGAACAGCACTTTGATCATCCTCACTCTCCTGGATTCCCGCCTTCACACCCCtatgtacttctttctcagtaACCTTTCCTTTCTTGACATTTTGTACACATCCTCCTTTATCCCCTCAACAATGATACACTTTCtatcagagaaaaaaaacatctCCTTCACTAGATGTGTTGTTCAGATGTCTGTCTCCTTCACCATGGCATCCACAGAGTGTGTACTTCTAGCAGTGATGGCATATGACCGCTATGTAGCCATCTGCATCCCTTTGAGATACCCTATCATCATGAGCAAGGCACTTTGTATTCAGATGGCAGTTCTCTCATGGGGATTGGGCTTTCTCAACTCATTGACACAAACACTTCTTGCAGTACGGTTGCCCTTCTGTGGGAAAAATGTCATCAATCATTTTGTTTGTGAAATATTGGCCTTTCTCAAGCTAGCTTGCACAGATATTTCCTTGAATGAGATTACTCTAATGTTAGGCaatgtaatatttttgtttgttccaTTACTGTTGATTTCTATCTCctacattttcattctttctactgTACTAAGAATCAATTCagctggaggaagaaaaaaggcTTTTTCCACCTGCTCAGCCCACATTACAGTGGTGACTATGTTTTATGGGTCAATCCTCTTTATGTATATAAAGCCAAAATCCAAAGATACTGCTTCTGACAAACTGATTGCTCTGTGCTATGGAGTAGTCACACCGATGCTCAATCCTATCATCTATAGCCTGAGAAATACAGAGGTGCATGATGCTATGAAAAAACTGACAGCTAAACAGTTCTGGAAGAAAGAATGA
- the LOC113897884 gene encoding olfactory receptor 13C8, with amino-acid sequence MGRTNDSVLREFVLTGLSAHPELQTVFFVLVLCMYLMILLGNGVLISVIICYSHLHTPMYFFLCNLSFLDICYTSSSVPLILDSFLTVRKRVSFSGCMVQMFLSFAMGATECVLLGMMALDRYVAICYPLRYPVIMRKGAYVPMAAGSWVAGIVDSVVQTSLALQLPFCADNVINHFVCEILAILKLACADISINVISMAGSNLIVLVIPLLVISISYIFIVATILRIPSTEGKRKAFSTCSAHLTVVIVFFVTIFFMYAKPKSKSSAGTDNQDIIEALISLLYGVMTPMLNPLIYSLRNKDVKIAVRNMLGRKNFSDGI; translated from the coding sequence ATGGGAAGAACCAATGATTCCGTGTTGAGAGAATTTGTTCTGACTGGGCTTTCTGCTCACCCAGAGCTCCAGACAGTATTCTTTGTGCTAGTTCTGTGTATGTACCTGATGATCCTGCTGGGAAATGGAGTCCTTATCTCTGTAATCATCTGTTATTCTCATTTGCACacccccatgtatttcttcctctgtaatCTTTCCTTCCTGGACATTTGCTatacaagctcctctgtcccattAATTCTTGACAGTTTTCTTACAGTAAGGAAAAGGGTTTCCTTCTCTGGATGCATGGTGCAAATGTTTCTCTCTTTTGCCATGGGAGCCACAGAGTGTGTACTTCTGGGCATGATGGCACTTGACCGCTATGTTGCCATCTGCTACCCACTGAGATACCCTGTCATCATGAGAAAAGGTGCTTACGTGCCCATGGCAGCTGGATCCTGGGTTGCAGGTATTGTTGACTCAGTGGTGCagacatctcttgcattgcaattACCATTTTGTGCTGACAATGTAATTAACCATTTTGTTTGTGAAATTCTGGCTATCCTAAAATTGGCCTGTGCTGATATTTCAATTAATGTGATCAGCATGGCAGGGTCAAATCTGATTGTTCTAGTTATTCCATTGCTAGTAATTTCCATCTCTTACATTTTCATTGTTGCCACTATTCTAAGAATACCTTCCACTGAAGGAAAACGtaaggccttctccacctgctcagCCCATCTCACAGTAGTGATTGTATTCTTTGTAACAATCTTCTTCATGTATGCTAAGCCCAAATCTAAAAGCTCCGCTGGTACAGATAATCAAGACATCATTGAGGCCCTCATCTCTCTCCTCTATGGAGTGATGACTCCCATGCTCAATCCTCTCATCTATAGTCTGAGGAACAAGGATGTAAAAATTGCTGTGAGGAACATGCTGGGTAGGAAAAACTTCTCTGATGGAATATGA